The Lactuca sativa cultivar Salinas chromosome 2, Lsat_Salinas_v11, whole genome shotgun sequence genome includes a window with the following:
- the LOC111885430 gene encoding probable cyclic nucleotide-gated ion channel 20, chloroplastic — protein sequence MDTVGKDDVEDYSRNGKFSNRSKSVSISIPVSSNEVNSGEISHVSSTSPLYTRNHSNQSGDSNNENDGVLLVHGWAQETLSLLKKFAFGVMNPHDKYVEQLNKFFLISCLFAIFIDPLFFYLLSVKKDYKCVVINWPMAIILVVSRSITDFIYLMRILMEFKLAFISPESRVVGAGDLVKHHTKIALHYLSGFFFLDLLIVLPIPQMIVLFVQPNGVSSPGASYAKFLLQTVILIQYIPRLYRFLPLLGGHSSSRFIFESTWANFVINLLTFVLAGHVIGSCWYMLGLLRVNRCLRDSCHDSRIMDCKRFIDCGRGNDYVYRGFEGNLEIWNEWKEDGNSSACFSEDGFNYGIYMTAVNLTTESSFITRYVYSSFWGLQQISTLGGNQTPSYFVGEVLFTMGIIGLGLLLFALLIGNMQNFLQGLGRRRLEKSLRRRDVEEWMSHRRLPEMIRRKVRESERYHWAATRGVDEETLMENLPEDLQRDIRRHLFKFVKKVKIFALLDEPILDAICERLRQKTYIKGGTILYEGGFVTKMTFIVRGKMESIEKNGNNKVSLLEGDVCGEELLKWCLEDKRNQRKQGNRLLSKRTVKCLKNVEAFVLRAEDLEEVITLFDGFLKNVRVQFAIGNKSPYWQGVAASTIQVAWRYRKKRLSRARDHATDLL from the exons ATGGACACAGTTGGAAAAGATGATGTAGAAGACTACAGTCGAAATGGAAAATTTTCAAACAGGAGCAAAAGTGTTTCAATATCGATCCCAGTGAGCTCCAATGAAGTAAATTCTGGTGAAATAAGTCATGTTTCCTCTACAAGCCCCTTGTATACTAGAAATCATAGCAACCAATCGGGAGATTCTAATAATGAA AATGATGGTGTTCTACTTGTACATGGGTGGGCACAAGAAACGTTATCTTTACTAAAAAAATTTGCATTTGGTGTCATGAATCCACATGACAAATATGTTGAGCAGCTGAACAAATTCTTTCTCATTTCTTGCTTATTCGCCATTTTCATAGACCCCTTATTCTTTTACTTGTTGTCAGTGAAGAAG GACTACAAGTGTGTAGTAATTAATTGGCCAATGGCAATAATCCTTGTGGTTTCCAGAAGCATAACAGACTTTATATACTTGATGCGCATTCTTATGGAG TTCAAGTTAGCATTCATTTCACCTGAATCAAGAGTTGTAGGAGCTGGAGACTTGGTTAAACATCATACAAAAATCGCATTACATTATCTTTCTGGATTTTTCTTCCTTGACTTACTTATTGTACTCCCAATTCCTCAG ATGATTGTATTATTTGTGCAACCAAATGGGGTTTCATCACCAGGAGCTAGTTATGCAAAGTTTCTTCTCCAAACAGTTATTCTTATTCAATACATTCCAAGATTATACCGATTTCTGCCTCTTCTTGGTGGACATTCTTCAAGTAGATTCATATTTGAGTCAACATGGGCAAATTTTGTCATCAATCTTTTGACTTTTGTCTTGGCTGGTCATGTCATTGGTTCATGCTGGTATATGTTAGGGTTACTG AGGGTGAACAGATGCCTTCGAGACAGCTGTCATGATTCTAGAATCATGGATTGTAAGAGGTTTATAGATTGTGGGCGTGGGAATGATTATGTTTATAGGGGTTTTGAAGGTAATCTTGAAATATGGAATGAGTGGAAAGAAGATGGAAATTCGAGTGCTTGTTTTAGTGAAGATGGTTTCAACTATGGGATTTACATGACAGCTGTCAATCTCACTACTGAAAGTAGTTTCATCACAAGATATGTCTACTCCTCTTTTTGGGGGCTTCAG CAAATCAGCACGTTAGGTGGGAATCAAACTCCAAGTTACTTTGTTGGGGAAGTCCTTTTTACGATGGGCATCATTGGACTTGGCCTTCTACTTTTTGCCCTTCTTATTGGAAACATGCAAAACTTTCTTCAAGGTCTTGGACGAAG acgACTTGAAAAGTCACTTAGAAGACGTGATGTTGAGGAGTGGATGAGTCACCGACGTCTCCCAGAAATGATACGAAG AAAAGTTCGAGAGTCGGAGCGTTACCATTGGGCAGCTACCCGAGGGGTTGATGAAGAAACACTGATGGAGAATCTGCCTGAAGACTTGCAAAGAGATATACGTCGCCACCTTTTTAAGTTTGTCAAGAAA GTGAAAATTTTCGCACTTCTGGATGAACCAATCTTAGATGCAATATGTGAAAGGCTAAGGCAAAAGACTTACATCAAAGGAGGCACAATTTTATATGAAGGAGGGTTTGTAACAAAGATGACTTTTATTGTAAGAGGAAAAATGGAAAGCATTGAAAAAAATGGGAATAATAAAGTTTCATTGTTGGAAGGTGATGTATGTGGTGAAGAACTTCTCAAATGGTGCCTTGAAg ATAAAAGAAACCAAAGAAAACAAGGAAACAGATTGCTTAGCAAAAGGACAGTGAAATGCTTAAAAAATGTGGAGGCATTTGTTCTTCGGgctgaagatcttgaagaagtaATCACACTTTTTGATGGATTTTTGAAGAATGTTCGTGTTCAGTTTGCTATTGG GAACAAATCTCCATACTGGCAAGGTGTGGCGGCATCAACCATTCAGGTGGCATGGAGATATAGAAAGAAGCGGCTAAGCCGTGCACGTGATCACGCCACTGATTTGTTGTAA